The following are encoded together in the Emcibacter sp. SYSU 3D8 genome:
- the ahcY gene encoding adenosylhomocysteinase: MNAFSDFKVADMSLAPWGRREITIAETEMPGLMALRDEYGASQPLAGARIAGCLHMTIQTAVLIETLTALGAEIRWSSCNIFSTQDQAAAAIAAAGVPVFAWKGLTEPEFDWCIEQTILGPDGWRPNMILDDGGDLTAMMINKYPELMGEVRGISEETTTGVLRLYQLEKQGGLPVPCINVNDSVTKSKFDNLYGCRESLIDGIKRATDVMLAGKVAVVAGYGDVGKGCAASLRGQGARVLITEIDPICALQAAMEGYQVVTMDEAAAYGDIFVTATGNIDIITLDHMHAMKDRAIVCNIGHFDSEIQVARLHNYSWQEVKPQVDEIEFPDGKRIILLAKGRLVNLGCGTGHPSFVMSTSFTNQVIAQIELWQNHENYEKKVYVLPKHLDEKVARLHLARLNVKLTELKPEQASYIGVTPNGPYKADQYRY, from the coding sequence ATGAACGCGTTTTCCGATTTCAAAGTCGCCGATATGTCGCTGGCGCCCTGGGGCCGCCGCGAAATCACCATTGCCGAGACCGAAATGCCGGGCCTGATGGCGCTGCGCGACGAATATGGCGCCAGCCAGCCGCTGGCGGGTGCGCGGATCGCCGGCTGCCTGCACATGACCATCCAGACCGCCGTGCTGATCGAGACGCTGACGGCGCTGGGCGCCGAGATTCGCTGGAGCTCGTGCAACATCTTCTCGACCCAGGACCAGGCTGCCGCGGCCATCGCCGCCGCCGGCGTACCGGTGTTCGCGTGGAAGGGCCTGACCGAGCCTGAATTCGACTGGTGCATCGAACAGACCATCCTGGGTCCGGATGGCTGGCGCCCGAACATGATCCTCGATGACGGCGGCGACCTGACCGCCATGATGATCAACAAATATCCCGAGCTGATGGGGGAAGTGCGCGGCATCTCGGAAGAAACCACGACGGGCGTGCTGCGGCTGTACCAGCTTGAGAAGCAGGGCGGGCTGCCGGTGCCGTGCATCAACGTCAACGATTCCGTCACCAAGTCCAAGTTCGACAACCTGTATGGCTGCCGCGAGAGCCTGATCGACGGCATCAAGCGCGCCACCGACGTGATGCTGGCCGGCAAGGTCGCCGTGGTCGCCGGTTACGGCGACGTGGGCAAGGGCTGCGCCGCCAGCCTGCGCGGCCAGGGCGCCCGTGTACTGATCACCGAGATCGACCCGATCTGCGCGCTGCAGGCGGCCATGGAAGGCTATCAGGTCGTGACCATGGACGAAGCCGCTGCGTATGGCGACATCTTCGTCACCGCCACCGGCAACATCGACATCATCACGCTCGACCACATGCATGCCATGAAGGACCGGGCGATCGTGTGCAACATCGGCCATTTCGACAGCGAGATCCAGGTCGCGCGGCTGCACAATTATTCGTGGCAGGAAGTGAAGCCGCAGGTGGACGAGATCGAGTTCCCCGACGGCAAGCGCATCATCCTGCTGGCCAAGGGCCGGCTGGTCAATCTGGGCTGCGGCACCGGCCATCCCAGCTTCGTCATGAGCACCTCGTTCACCAATCAGGTGATCGCCCAGATCGAGCTGTGGCAGAACCACGAAAACTACGAGAAGAAGGTCTATGTGCTGCCCAAGCACCTGGACGAAAAGGTCGCCCGCCTGCATCTGGCGCGCCTCAACGTCAAACTGACCGAACTGAAGCCCGAGCAGGCGTCGTATATCGGCGTCACGCCCAACGGGCCGTACAAGGCCGACCAATACCGCTACTGA
- a CDS encoding HPr family phosphocarrier protein — translation MPGEAPHRTVTITNRRGLHARASAKFVNVASQFDAIVHVTGPNDGEKVVGTSIMGLMMLAAGPGSHICIEASGPQAQEVVNALATLVEDKFDED, via the coding sequence GTGCCGGGGGAAGCGCCTCACAGGACTGTAACGATCACCAACCGACGCGGGCTGCACGCCCGCGCGTCGGCGAAGTTCGTCAATGTGGCCTCCCAGTTCGACGCAATTGTCCACGTGACCGGCCCCAATGACGGCGAGAAGGTTGTCGGCACCTCGATCATGGGATTGATGATGCTGGCCGCCGGCCCCGGCTCCCACATCTGTATCGAGGCCAGCGGCCCGCAGGCGCAGGAAGTCGTTAACGCGTTGGCAACGTTGGTAGAAGACAAGTTTGACGAGGATTGA
- a CDS encoding PTS sugar transporter subunit IIA: protein MIGLVLVTHGRLAEEFVAAMEHVVGPQQQVEAISIGPDDDMERRRKDILDAVAAADSGQGVVLLTDMFGGTPSNLAISIMDKAKVEVIAGINLPMLIKLASVRNSSTLEDAVAFAQESGRKYINVASKLLTGKD from the coding sequence ATGATCGGGTTGGTTCTCGTTACCCATGGCCGTCTGGCCGAGGAATTCGTCGCCGCCATGGAGCATGTGGTGGGACCGCAGCAGCAGGTCGAGGCGATCTCCATCGGACCCGACGACGACATGGAGCGCCGCCGCAAGGACATACTGGATGCGGTCGCCGCGGCGGATTCGGGCCAGGGCGTCGTCCTGCTCACCGACATGTTCGGCGGTACGCCGTCCAACCTTGCCATCTCGATCATGGACAAGGCCAAGGTCGAGGTTATCGCCGGCATCAACCTGCCCATGCTGATCAAGCTTGCCAGCGTCCGCAATTCCAGCACGCTTGAGGACGCGGTTGCGTTCGCCCAGGAATCCGGGCGAAAATACATCAACGTCGCGTCCAAGCTGCTGACGGGTAAGGACTGA
- the rapZ gene encoding RNase adapter RapZ produces MSAEPARTRIVLVTGLSGAGRSSALKALEDLGYEAVDNVPFSLVPNLVQPAGNDPADADIGAVAVGIDCRTRLFSAERLERLMATLRARDDLEATLIFLDASDRVLNSRFTETRRRHPMAMDQPVQEGIDQERAMLAPVRQFADVLVDTSDLSSHDLRRIIRKQFDLETPHGIAITVTSFSFPRGLPRDADTVLDVRFLRNPHYVPELRPLSGRDAGVADYIRQDAEFEGFFTRMSDLILGLLPSYAREGKAYLTIAFGCTGGRHRSVFIAECLSSLLRDKGFGVTTVHRDADVEFSGSSPSRRQDSD; encoded by the coding sequence ATGAGCGCCGAGCCGGCACGGACCCGTATTGTCTTGGTGACCGGCCTGTCGGGCGCCGGCCGCAGTTCTGCGCTCAAGGCGCTGGAAGACCTGGGCTATGAGGCGGTCGACAACGTGCCCTTCTCGCTGGTGCCTAACCTTGTTCAGCCCGCCGGCAACGATCCGGCCGACGCCGACATCGGCGCCGTGGCCGTCGGCATCGATTGCCGGACACGCTTGTTTTCCGCCGAGCGGCTCGAGCGCCTGATGGCGACATTGCGCGCCCGCGATGATCTCGAGGCCACGCTGATCTTTCTCGACGCCAGCGACCGGGTGCTGAACAGCCGCTTCACCGAGACGAGACGGCGGCATCCCATGGCCATGGACCAGCCCGTCCAGGAAGGCATCGACCAGGAACGCGCCATGCTGGCGCCGGTCCGGCAATTCGCCGACGTGCTGGTCGACACGTCGGACCTGAGCAGCCACGACCTGCGCCGGATAATCCGCAAGCAGTTCGATCTGGAAACGCCCCACGGAATCGCCATCACCGTGACCTCGTTCTCGTTTCCACGCGGGCTGCCGCGCGACGCCGATACGGTGCTGGACGTCCGCTTCCTGCGTAATCCGCACTATGTACCCGAACTGAGACCCCTGTCCGGCCGCGACGCCGGAGTCGCGGACTATATCCGCCAGGACGCCGAATTCGAGGGCTTCTTCACCCGCATGAGCGACCTGATCCTGGGCCTGCTGCCCAGCTATGCACGCGAAGGAAAAGCCTACCTGACCATAGCCTTCGGCTGCACCGGCGGCCGGCACCGTTCCGTCTTCATTGCCGAATGCCTCAGCAGCCTATTGCGTGACAAGGGCTTCGGCGTTACCACCGTGCACCGCGATGCCGACGTGGAGTTCTCGGGATCGTCGCCGTCTCGTCGTCAGGATAGCGATTAA
- a CDS encoding HPr kinase/phosphatase C-terminal domain-containing protein has translation MSTIHATCVDIDGLGVLLRGPSGSGKSDLALRLIDSGAQLVADDYTVVTLRGDRLIATAPQSIKGMLEVRGVGILPMPVKPRAVIAMVVDLITEGEIERLPDPDATIIDGATVPRIQVAPFEVSAAAKVRLAARKYAPQDTET, from the coding sequence ATGAGCACGATTCACGCGACCTGTGTCGATATCGACGGCCTCGGCGTGCTGTTGCGCGGCCCGTCCGGTTCGGGCAAGTCCGACCTGGCGTTGCGGCTGATCGATTCCGGCGCGCAGCTTGTCGCCGACGATTACACGGTGGTGACGCTTCGCGGCGACCGGCTGATCGCCACCGCGCCGCAGAGCATCAAGGGCATGCTGGAGGTCCGCGGCGTCGGCATCCTGCCCATGCCGGTGAAACCAAGGGCAGTGATCGCCATGGTGGTCGACCTGATAACCGAAGGCGAGATCGAGCGGCTGCCCGATCCCGACGCCACAATCATCGACGGCGCGACCGTACCGCGGATCCAGGTGGCGCCGTTCGAGGTATCGGCGGCTGCCAAGGTCAGGCTTGCGGCGAGAAAATACGCGCCGCAAGATACCGAGACATGA
- a CDS encoding stimulus-sensing domain-containing protein, giving the protein MNVRKFFGGRDNRPSDPASAYYRLPFSGLTGRILILNVIGLAVLVGGILYVNQYRTGLIETRLTAMRSQAEMLAGALAETVESETETGELKKERAAALLRRLSADRSDRVRLFETDGTLALDTRKLNPSTSVVTIPLPPPGQREQVSMLQALWAKFRAFSIRTLSSDPQYPLYEERYDQTAADYPEVLKALTGEFDEMVRTKPDRSLVLSVAVPVAHFRHVLGALLVSVETTEIEEVVRQERLAILEIFLVALSVTMLLSILLAGTIARPVQRLAAFAHTVRQGRGRQAIVPDFSRRHDEVGDLSRALRDMTLALYHRIDTIEGFAADVAHEVKNPLTSLRSAVETMERTQNPDHKAKLMTIIKHDIDRLTRLISDISNASRLDAELLRADMQEIDVPSMMREIIGVFAAHDDKVIAGTSKRRPRIVLDVEGYNLVVYGIESHLGQVMRNLIDNAISFSPPGGVITISVRRNRDTVFISVDDEGPGIPDERLDEIFERFYSERPEEEGFGSHSGLGLNISRQIITVHDGAIRAENRYGPEGEVGPPLGARFTITLPAVGPPQKAPKPSDRSSTEIS; this is encoded by the coding sequence GTGAATGTCCGCAAATTTTTCGGGGGGCGGGACAACCGCCCCTCTGATCCCGCGTCGGCCTATTACCGCCTGCCCTTCTCCGGACTCACCGGCCGCATCCTGATCCTCAACGTCATCGGCCTTGCCGTCCTTGTCGGCGGCATTCTCTATGTCAACCAGTACCGCACCGGCCTGATCGAGACCCGATTGACGGCAATGCGCAGCCAGGCCGAGATGCTGGCCGGCGCGCTCGCAGAAACCGTCGAGAGCGAAACCGAAACCGGGGAACTGAAAAAGGAACGCGCGGCCGCCTTGCTGCGCCGCCTTTCGGCCGACCGCTCGGACCGGGTCCGGCTGTTCGAGACCGACGGCACGCTCGCCCTCGACACCCGCAAGCTCAACCCGTCGACCTCGGTGGTCACCATTCCGCTGCCACCGCCGGGCCAGCGCGAACAGGTCAGCATGCTGCAGGCGCTGTGGGCGAAGTTTCGCGCCTTCTCGATCCGCACCCTGTCGTCCGACCCGCAATATCCGCTTTATGAAGAGCGCTACGATCAAACTGCCGCCGACTATCCGGAGGTGCTGAAGGCGCTGACCGGCGAGTTCGACGAGATGGTCCGCACCAAACCGGATCGGTCGCTGGTGCTGTCGGTCGCGGTGCCCGTCGCGCATTTCCGCCATGTGCTCGGCGCCCTGCTGGTGTCGGTCGAAACCACCGAGATCGAGGAGGTCGTACGCCAGGAGCGGCTTGCCATCCTCGAGATATTCCTGGTTGCGCTGTCCGTCACCATGCTGCTGTCGATCCTGCTGGCCGGGACGATCGCCCGGCCGGTGCAGCGGCTGGCGGCATTTGCCCATACGGTGCGCCAGGGCCGCGGCAGGCAGGCCATCGTGCCCGACTTCTCGCGGCGCCATGACGAGGTGGGCGACCTGTCACGTGCGCTGCGCGACATGACGCTGGCGCTCTATCACCGTATCGACACGATCGAGGGCTTCGCGGCGGACGTCGCCCACGAGGTCAAGAATCCGCTGACGTCACTGCGCAGCGCCGTCGAGACCATGGAGCGGACGCAGAATCCTGACCACAAAGCCAAGCTGATGACGATCATCAAGCATGACATCGACCGGCTCACCAGACTGATCAGCGATATTTCCAACGCCTCGCGGCTCGACGCCGAACTGCTGCGCGCCGACATGCAGGAAATCGATGTGCCGTCGATGATGCGCGAGATCATCGGCGTCTTTGCGGCCCACGACGACAAGGTCATCGCGGGCACGAGCAAAAGGCGTCCGCGTATCGTGCTGGATGTGGAAGGCTACAATCTGGTGGTATATGGAATTGAGAGCCACCTTGGACAGGTAATGCGCAACCTTATCGACAATGCCATATCGTTCAGTCCGCCCGGCGGCGTGATTACCATCAGCGTGCGCCGGAACCGTGACACCGTGTTCATCTCGGTCGACGACGAAGGGCCTGGCATTCCCGACGAACGGCTCGACGAAATCTTCGAGCGGTTCTATTCCGAACGTCCGGAGGAGGAAGGCTTCGGCAGCCATTCGGGCCTGGGTCTCAACATTTCGCGCCAGATCATCACCGTGCATGACGGCGCAATCCGTGCCGAGAACCGCTATGGCCCCGAAGGCGAGGTCGGGCCGCCGCTGGGCGCGCGGTTCACCATCACTCTGCCCGCCGTCGGCCCGCCGCAGAAGGCGCCCAAGCCGTCCGACCGATCCTCGACAGAGATATCATGA
- a CDS encoding response regulator transcription factor produces MATIALVDDDRNILTSVGMALEAEGLAVRTYSDGTSALAALTAQPADLAVLDVKMPRMDGMELLQKLRRVTDMPVIFLTSKDEEIDEVLGLKLGADDYIRKPFSQRLLIERIRAILRRAEGRAASPASDKVMVRGKLVMDPGRHSCTWDEQAVTLTVTEFLILQALATRPGHVKTRDQLMDAAYDDQVYVDDRTIDSHIKRLRKKFREVDDNFSGIETLYGIGYRYAEEKI; encoded by the coding sequence ATGGCGACAATCGCACTGGTAGACGACGACCGCAACATCCTCACATCCGTCGGCATGGCGCTGGAGGCCGAGGGTTTGGCGGTGCGTACCTATTCGGATGGGACATCGGCCCTGGCCGCGCTGACCGCCCAGCCCGCCGACCTGGCGGTGCTGGACGTCAAGATGCCGCGCATGGACGGCATGGAACTGCTGCAGAAGCTGCGCCGGGTAACCGACATGCCGGTGATCTTCCTGACGTCGAAGGACGAGGAGATCGACGAGGTGCTGGGCCTCAAGCTGGGCGCCGACGATTATATCCGCAAGCCGTTCTCGCAGCGGCTGCTGATCGAGCGCATCCGCGCCATCCTGCGCCGCGCCGAAGGGCGTGCCGCGTCCCCGGCCAGTGACAAGGTGATGGTGCGCGGGAAACTCGTGATGGACCCGGGCCGCCACAGCTGCACCTGGGACGAGCAAGCGGTTACCCTCACGGTTACCGAGTTCCTGATCCTGCAGGCTCTGGCGACGCGTCCAGGCCATGTCAAGACGCGCGACCAATTGATGGACGCCGCCTATGACGATCAGGTCTATGTGGACGATCGCACCATCGACAGCCACATCAAGCGTCTGCGCAAGAAGTTCCGCGAGGTCGATGACAACTTCTCCGGCATCGAGACGCTGTACGGCATCGGCTATCGCTACGCCGAGGAGAAGATCTGA
- a CDS encoding DUF2470 domain-containing protein, with translation MLTEPATSNAAEAARFLIRRTGRGALGTLMEDGTPYVSLVEFVCDGGGAPVTLISDLAQHTMNLRRAPSASLLVDGSGGTLDGPRVTLVGTMRPIEAAALADRFVAQHSSAATYAGFADFGLWRLAVEKAHLVSGFGRIAWIDGAALLLPDAAWTALAEAESGIVSHMNEDHADAISLYATVLKGASPGDWRMTGIDPEGFDIADGTRRLRLTFDTFVGSSQEARTALVDLVKRARVASTS, from the coding sequence ATGCTGACGGAACCGGCTACCTCTAACGCGGCTGAAGCGGCAAGGTTCCTGATCCGTCGCACAGGCCGCGGCGCGCTGGGAACGCTCATGGAAGACGGCACGCCCTATGTGTCCCTTGTCGAGTTCGTCTGCGATGGAGGCGGCGCCCCGGTGACGCTGATCTCCGACCTTGCCCAGCATACCATGAACCTGCGCCGGGCACCCTCGGCAAGTCTGCTGGTCGACGGCTCGGGCGGCACGCTCGACGGGCCGCGCGTGACGCTCGTCGGCACGATGCGGCCGATCGAAGCCGCAGCGCTGGCTGACCGCTTCGTTGCGCAGCACAGCAGCGCCGCGACCTATGCCGGTTTCGCCGATTTCGGCCTGTGGCGGCTCGCGGTCGAGAAGGCTCATCTGGTCTCGGGATTCGGCCGAATCGCATGGATCGACGGGGCGGCGCTGTTGCTGCCAGACGCGGCGTGGACGGCACTCGCGGAAGCCGAATCGGGCATCGTTTCGCACATGAACGAGGATCATGCCGACGCCATCTCGCTTTATGCGACGGTGCTGAAAGGTGCGTCGCCGGGAGACTGGCGGATGACCGGCATCGATCCGGAAGGCTTTGATATCGCCGACGGAACCCGGCGGCTGCGTCTCACTTTCGACACGTTCGTTGGGTCTAGTCAGGAGGCGAGGACGGCGCTGGTCGATCTGGTCAAGCGCGCGCGTGTTGCGTCCACCTCATGA
- a CDS encoding phosphoenolpyruvate carboxykinase → MGTTNPRVGNFGLDKHGIRPQRPVNWNLDSAILFEEAVQRGEGKVSAGGALVVETGQHTGRSAKDKYIVREPGSEANIWWANNAEMSPAAFALLEKDITEYLGNQELFVADLYAGADPAYRLKVRVVNERAWHNLFLRHLLIEPKTEDLAGFAPGFTILHAPEFKADPARHGTRSETAIALDFTRGVVLICGTSYAGEMKKSVFSILNYILPGKDVMSMHCSANVGEAGDAAVFFGLSGTGKTTLSADPKRTLIGDDEHGWSNSSLFNIEGGCYAKMIRLSAEAEPEIYATTRRFGTVLENVVMDPATRELDLDDDTLAENSRGAYPLSYIPNASDTGVAGHPKNIIMLTCDAFGVMPPIAKLSPEQAMYHFLSGYTAKVAGTEKGLGNEPQATFSTCFGAPFMPRHPSVYGNLLKDKIANHQVDCWLVNTGWTGGEFGTGNRMPIKVTRALLNAALDGSLKNAAMVVDPNFGFEVPVACAGVPDDILSPRATWADKAAYDAKARHLVDLFIQNFAKFEDYVDEKIRAAAPKAA, encoded by the coding sequence GTGGGCACCACGAACCCCCGTGTCGGTAACTTCGGTTTGGACAAGCACGGCATCAGGCCCCAGCGCCCGGTGAACTGGAATTTGGACTCGGCGATCCTGTTCGAGGAAGCGGTCCAACGCGGTGAAGGCAAAGTTTCGGCCGGCGGCGCGCTCGTCGTCGAGACCGGTCAGCACACCGGCCGCTCCGCCAAGGACAAGTACATCGTCCGCGAGCCTGGCTCGGAAGCCAATATCTGGTGGGCCAACAACGCCGAGATGTCCCCCGCCGCCTTTGCCCTGCTCGAGAAGGATATCACCGAGTATCTGGGCAACCAGGAACTGTTCGTCGCCGACCTCTATGCCGGCGCCGATCCGGCCTACCGGCTGAAGGTTCGCGTGGTGAACGAGCGTGCCTGGCACAATCTGTTCCTGCGCCACCTGCTGATCGAGCCGAAGACCGAAGACCTTGCCGGCTTCGCGCCCGGCTTCACCATCCTGCACGCCCCCGAGTTCAAGGCGGACCCGGCCCGTCACGGAACCCGCTCCGAGACCGCGATCGCGCTCGACTTCACCCGCGGCGTGGTGCTGATCTGCGGCACCTCCTATGCCGGCGAGATGAAGAAGTCGGTGTTCTCGATCCTCAACTACATCCTGCCCGGCAAGGACGTCATGTCCATGCATTGCTCGGCCAATGTGGGCGAGGCGGGCGACGCGGCGGTCTTCTTCGGTCTGTCGGGCACCGGCAAGACCACCCTGTCGGCCGATCCCAAGCGCACCCTGATCGGCGATGACGAACACGGCTGGAGCAACAGTTCGCTGTTCAACATCGAGGGCGGCTGCTACGCCAAGATGATCCGACTGTCGGCCGAGGCCGAGCCCGAGATCTACGCCACCACCCGCCGTTTCGGCACGGTGCTGGAGAACGTGGTGATGGACCCGGCGACCCGCGAGCTGGACCTGGACGACGACACGCTGGCCGAGAACAGCCGCGGCGCCTATCCGCTGTCCTATATTCCGAACGCCTCGGATACCGGCGTCGCCGGCCACCCGAAGAATATCATCATGCTGACCTGCGACGCGTTCGGCGTCATGCCGCCGATCGCCAAGCTGTCGCCCGAGCAGGCCATGTACCATTTCCTGTCGGGCTACACGGCCAAGGTCGCCGGTACCGAGAAGGGCCTGGGCAACGAGCCGCAGGCGACGTTTTCGACATGCTTCGGCGCACCGTTCATGCCGCGCCACCCGTCGGTCTACGGCAACCTGCTGAAGGACAAGATCGCCAACCACCAGGTCGATTGCTGGCTGGTCAACACCGGCTGGACCGGCGGCGAGTTCGGCACCGGCAACCGCATGCCTATCAAGGTTACCCGCGCCCTGCTGAACGCCGCGCTGGACGGCTCGCTGAAGAATGCGGCCATGGTCGTCGATCCGAATTTCGGCTTCGAGGTGCCGGTCGCCTGCGCCGGCGTGCCGGACGATATCCTCAGCCCGCGCGCCACCTGGGCGGACAAGGCGGCCTACGACGCCAAGGCGCGTCACCTGGTCGACCTGTTCATCCAGAACTTCGCCAAGTTCGAGGACTATGTGGATGAGAAGATCCGGGCGGCGGCGCCAAAGGCGGCCTGA
- a CDS encoding DnaJ domain-containing protein: MTRSKSWGFPRWGGYGNTGQDAVSVRMCDWDGCNEAGDCPAPKFRDSSDRFWFCQEHAGAYNRNWNYFKGLTQEEAERAVREEMKKSRGFRDAGTWRDTSSGVTKEERERNAALDVLGLDGAADAAEIKAAFRDLAKKHHPDANLGDDEAAERFKSVIAAYEILKV; this comes from the coding sequence ATGACGCGATCGAAAAGTTGGGGTTTTCCGCGCTGGGGCGGATACGGCAATACGGGGCAGGACGCCGTGTCCGTCCGCATGTGCGACTGGGACGGCTGCAACGAAGCCGGCGATTGTCCCGCGCCCAAATTCCGCGATTCCAGTGACAGGTTCTGGTTCTGCCAGGAACATGCCGGCGCCTACAACCGCAACTGGAACTACTTCAAGGGCCTGACCCAGGAAGAAGCCGAGCGCGCCGTGCGCGAGGAGATGAAAAAGTCCCGCGGCTTCCGTGACGCCGGCACCTGGCGCGACACCTCCAGCGGCGTGACCAAGGAAGAGCGCGAGCGCAACGCCGCGCTTGACGTGCTCGGCCTCGACGGCGCCGCCGACGCCGCCGAGATCAAGGCCGCCTTCCGCGATCTGGCCAAGAAGCACCACCCCGACGCCAATCTCGGCGACGACGAGGCAGCAGAGCGCTTCAAGAGCGTGATCGCGGCCTATGAAATCCTGAAGGTCTGA
- a CDS encoding NADP-dependent oxidoreductase has protein sequence MSENKVVRFIKRPEGFVDESSFAFETAPMPVPGEGQILLRNFYHSLDPYMRPRMTEMDSYVPAFEIGQIMDGGGMGVVVESRHPDYKAGDVVMGMLQWAEYQATDVGGFMRKIEPGVAPWKDYLGVLGGASLTAYVGMKMIGEPKPGETLYVSAASGAVGSIAAQMGKIMGCRVVGSAGTDDKVAWLKDELGLDAAFNHRTVASMDAAIAEHCPEGIDIDFENVGGATLQAVLDHINHHGRIIMCGTISEYSEPGPGLKRIFRIVNHKVRMQGFIVSDHFDMMPDFTADMAGWLAEGKIKYRETIVEGIENMPKALVGLFRGENFGKLISKVGHEPN, from the coding sequence ATGTCTGAAAATAAAGTCGTGCGCTTCATCAAGCGGCCGGAAGGCTTTGTCGACGAGAGCAGCTTCGCCTTCGAGACCGCGCCAATGCCGGTGCCGGGCGAGGGCCAGATATTGCTGCGCAACTTCTATCACTCGCTCGACCCGTATATGCGGCCGCGCATGACCGAGATGGATAGCTATGTGCCAGCATTCGAGATCGGCCAGATCATGGATGGCGGCGGCATGGGCGTGGTCGTCGAGTCGCGCCACCCGGACTACAAGGCCGGCGACGTGGTGATGGGCATGCTGCAATGGGCCGAGTATCAGGCGACCGATGTCGGCGGTTTCATGCGCAAGATCGAGCCGGGCGTGGCGCCGTGGAAGGATTATCTTGGCGTGCTCGGCGGCGCATCGCTGACCGCCTATGTGGGCATGAAGATGATCGGCGAGCCGAAGCCGGGCGAGACGCTGTATGTATCGGCGGCGTCAGGCGCGGTGGGCTCGATCGCCGCGCAAATGGGCAAGATCATGGGCTGCCGCGTGGTCGGCTCGGCCGGCACCGACGACAAGGTGGCGTGGCTGAAGGACGAGCTGGGGCTGGACGCGGCGTTCAACCACCGGACGGTGGCGTCGATGGATGCGGCCATCGCCGAGCATTGCCCGGAAGGCATCGACATCGACTTCGAGAATGTGGGCGGCGCGACCCTGCAGGCAGTGCTCGATCACATCAACCATCACGGCCGCATCATCATGTGCGGCACCATTTCGGAATACAGCGAGCCGGGCCCGGGCCTCAAACGCATCTTCCGCATCGTCAATCACAAGGTGCGGATGCAGGGCTTCATCGTCTCGGACCATTTCGACATGATGCCGGACTTCACCGCCGACATGGCCGGCTGGCTGGCCGAAGGCAAGATCAAGTACCGCGAGACCATCGTCGAAGGCATCGAGAACATGCCGAAGGCGCTGGTTGGACTGTTCCGCGGCGAGAACTTCGGCAAGCTGATCTCGAAGGTCGGCCACGAGCCGAACTGA
- a CDS encoding PaaI family thioesterase, which translates to MAFLDTFRLMRDANDFSGLQDAVPYARFLGIGAAVEDGRIITTMTYADALIGNTALPALHGGTIAALLELAALFQIAHEIETEAMPKTITITIDYMRSGAARDTYARAQATRIGRRVANVRAEAWQDDPARPIAAANVNFMLS; encoded by the coding sequence ATGGCCTTTCTCGATACCTTCCGGCTGATGCGCGACGCCAACGACTTTTCCGGCCTGCAGGATGCCGTGCCCTATGCCAGGTTCCTCGGCATCGGCGCGGCGGTAGAGGACGGCCGCATCATCACCACCATGACCTATGCCGACGCGTTGATCGGCAATACGGCGCTGCCGGCGCTGCATGGCGGCACCATCGCGGCGCTGCTGGAGTTGGCAGCCCTGTTCCAGATCGCCCACGAGATCGAGACCGAGGCGATGCCCAAGACCATCACCATCACCATCGACTACATGCGCTCGGGCGCGGCACGGGACACCTATGCCCGCGCCCAGGCCACCCGCATCGGCCGCCGGGTCGCCAATGTCCGCGCCGAAGCCTGGCAGGACGATCCGGCCAGGCCCATCGCCGCCGCCAACGTCAATTTCATGCTGTCCTAG
- a CDS encoding PaaI family thioesterase → MTDDDRFQRMIQSQKFLDRIPHMHALGLELVEFAPGKVTVRLPYNRALIGNPDTGVLAGGAISATLDNVCGSAVVARTAKPAAFATLDLRIDYMRPAEPDRDVLAFAECYRVTRQIAFVRGFAYQDDPAKPIANATATFMFTGRGELAQAKDA, encoded by the coding sequence ATGACCGACGACGACCGATTCCAGCGCATGATCCAGAGCCAGAAATTTCTGGACCGCATTCCGCATATGCATGCGCTGGGCCTGGAACTGGTCGAGTTCGCACCCGGCAAGGTGACGGTCCGCCTGCCCTATAACCGGGCGCTGATCGGCAACCCGGATACGGGCGTGCTGGCGGGCGGCGCCATCTCGGCCACCCTGGACAATGTCTGCGGCTCGGCGGTGGTGGCACGGACCGCCAAGCCGGCGGCCTTCGCCACCCTGGACCTGCGCATCGACTACATGCGGCCGGCCGAGCCGGACCGCGACGTGCTGGCCTTCGCCGAGTGCTACAGGGTGACACGCCAGATCGCCTTCGTACGCGGCTTCGCCTACCAGGACGATCCCGCGAAACCCATCGCCAACGCCACGGCCACCTTCATGTTCACCGGCCGGGGCGAGCTGGCCCAGGCGAAGGACGCCTGA